In Propionimicrobium sp. PCR01-08-3, one DNA window encodes the following:
- a CDS encoding TIGR04053 family radical SAM/SPASM domain-containing protein, with protein sequence MAGHPGGIGSVKPINWAYDRAPMIIYWEMTNACGLACKHCRATAMPDPAPDELNTDESLRLLDSIAEFGKPLPHIVMTGGDPLRRPDLELLVNAAIDRGIGVSLAPAVTPLLTAERIAWMKDLGIGAISLSLDASNAHDHDALRQVDGTFDATLEALRQAAAVKLPVQVNTLVSADNADDLEAMYGLLSNETLMQWSLFFLISVGRGTQLTELDPGEAERLLSHWGARSATAPFRIKTTEAMQYRRILAQRLFAEGKTREQIEAGRASAGFGIRDGNGVVFISHQGKVYPSGFLPIEVGSVREQQLADIYQNAPLMRQLRRPEEFHGRCGVCEFHRWCGGSRARAWARTGDPLATDPMCPYQPGGRYAELMRADTVPVA encoded by the coding sequence ATGGCAGGACATCCGGGTGGCATCGGTTCGGTCAAGCCAATCAACTGGGCATACGACCGCGCGCCGATGATCATTTACTGGGAGATGACCAATGCCTGCGGGCTGGCCTGCAAGCATTGCCGGGCGACCGCGATGCCCGATCCGGCTCCCGATGAACTGAACACCGACGAGTCGCTGCGGCTGCTCGACAGCATCGCCGAGTTCGGCAAGCCGCTGCCGCACATCGTGATGACCGGCGGCGATCCGCTGCGGCGTCCGGATCTCGAACTGCTCGTCAACGCGGCCATCGACCGCGGCATCGGGGTCTCGCTCGCGCCGGCGGTCACTCCGCTGCTCACCGCCGAGCGGATCGCCTGGATGAAAGACCTCGGCATCGGCGCCATCTCCTTGTCATTGGACGCCTCGAACGCGCACGATCACGATGCGTTGCGTCAGGTCGACGGCACCTTCGACGCCACCTTGGAGGCCTTGCGACAGGCGGCCGCCGTCAAGCTTCCGGTACAGGTCAACACCCTGGTCAGCGCCGACAACGCGGATGACCTCGAGGCGATGTACGGGTTGCTCAGCAATGAGACTCTGATGCAGTGGTCGCTGTTCTTCCTGATCTCGGTCGGACGCGGCACCCAGCTCACCGAACTCGATCCGGGCGAGGCCGAACGGCTGCTGTCCCATTGGGGAGCCCGCTCGGCGACCGCGCCGTTCCGGATCAAGACCACCGAAGCCATGCAATACCGGCGCATCCTCGCCCAGCGGCTGTTCGCCGAAGGCAAGACCCGTGAACAGATCGAAGCCGGACGGGCATCTGCCGGATTCGGCATCCGCGACGGCAACGGAGTGGTCTTCATCTCTCATCAGGGCAAGGTGTATCCCTCGGGGTTCCTGCCGATCGAGGTCGGCTCGGTCCGCGAGCAGCAGCTGGCGGACATCTATCAGAACGCCCCGCTGATGCGTCAACTGCGGCGTCCCGAAGAGTTCCACGGACGCTGCGGAGTCTGCGAATTCCACCGCTGGTGCGGTGGGTCCAGGGCTCGCGCCTGGGCACGCACCGGCGATCCGCTGGCCACCGATCCGATGTGCCCCTACCAGCCGGGCGGGCGTTACGCCGAACTCATGCGGGCAGACAC